A DNA window from Euwallacea fornicatus isolate EFF26 chromosome 17, ASM4011564v1, whole genome shotgun sequence contains the following coding sequences:
- the LOC136344676 gene encoding F-box/LRR-repeat protein 16, producing MSSISAQGVVERASAELSKRINGLGLRSSKHHSSKGSVMERVTNVFCGGSSAAVTAPEKPSRLLPSRGHPKTNNAPPSTPPVRKAKTSPVHLTWEQLMLDEKFLSKFFLFFSPSERCVLSQVCARWRDILYRSPRYWTGLIPALQCRELRGFQVNERARLYSSLLRRGFHSLCLIGATNEDAMDLINAFPLASKHMHTLKLRCSSIGDHGLESLMDHLQALYELELAGCNEITEQGLWQCLHPRIVSLTLTDCINVADEAVGAVAQLLPALYEFQLQAYHVTDQALGYFSPKQGSSLGVLRLHSCWEITNHGVVNIVHSLPNLTVLSLSGCSKITDDGVELIAENLQKLRSLDLSWCPRITDAALEYIACDLNQLEDLTLDRCVHVTDIGIGYISTMLSLQALYLRWCSQIRDFGLQHLCGMRNLQILSLAGCPLLTSNGLSSLIQLRHMRELELTNCPGASRELFDYLKEHLPRCLVIE from the exons ATGTCGTCGATCTCAGCCCAAGGGGTGGTGGAACGAGCCTCAGCGGAGCTGTCCAAACGCATCAATGGTCTGGGCCTCAGAAGCAGCAAACACCACTCGTCCAAGGGTAGCGTTATGGAACGGGTGACCAACGTCTTCTGCGGCGGAAGCAGCGCTGCCGTGACCGCTCCAGAAAAGCCATCGAGGTTGTTGCCGTCCAGGGGTCACCCAAAAACTAATAATGCACCTCCGAGCACACCTCCTGTGAGGAAGGCGAAGACCTCACCTGTGCACCTGACGTGGGAACAGTTGATGTTGGACGAAAAGTTCTTGTCCAAGTTCTTTTTGTTCTTCAGCCCCAGTGAGAGGTGCGTTTTGTCTCAAGTGTGCGCTCGATGGCGGGACATTTTGTACAGATCGCCGCGGTATTGGACAGGGTTGATACCGGCGTTACAGTGCCGGGAACTGAGAGGATTTCAAGTGAACGAGAGGGCCAGATTATACTCTTCGTTGCTGAGGCGAGGGTTTCACAGCCTGTGCCTCATCGGGGCCACCAACGAGGACGCCATGGACTTGATCAATGCATTCCCTTTGGCTTCGAAGCACATGCACACGCTGAAACTGAGGTGCTCCAGCATAGGGGATCACGGCCTCGAGTCGCTGATGGACCATCTTCAG GCCCTCTACGAACTGGAACTGGCAGGCTGTAACGAGATAACGGAACAAGGGCTTTGGCAATGCCTGCACCCTCGGATAGTCTCCCTCACCCTTACCGATTGCATAAACGTCGCCGACGAGGCCGTCGGAGCCGTGGCACAGCTTCTTCCCGCCTTGTACGAATTCCAATTGCAGGCGTACCACGTCACCGACCAGGCGTTGGGGTACTTCTCGCCAAAACAGGGGAGCTCTTTGGGGGTGCTTCGACTGCACTCCTGCTGGGAGATCACCAATCACGGGGTTGTCAATATTG ttCACTCCCTGCCCAATCTGACGGTTCTGAGCTTGTCGGGCTGCAGTAAGATAACCGACGATGGGGTGGAACTGATAGCGGAGAACCTGCAAAAGCTCCGCTCTCTGGATTTATCGTGGTGTCCCCGCATAACCGACGCTGCCTTGGAATACATCGCCTGCGACCTCAATCAACTAGAAGACCTCACTCTGGATAG GTGTGTTCACGTGACTGATATAGGAATAGGGTACATTTCCACCATGCTATCGCTGCAAGCTTTATACTTGCGATGGTGCTCGCAAATAAGGGATTTCGGGCTGCAGCATTTGTGCGGAATGAGGAATTTACAAATACTGTCGCTTGCTG GTTGCCCCCTCCTGACCTCGAATGGTCTCTCCAGCCTAATCCAGTTGCGACACATGCGTGAGCTTGAACTGACTAATTGCCCAGGAGCGTCGAGAGAACTGTTCGATTATCTCAAAGAACACCTCCCCCGATGCCTCGTTATAGAATAA
- the Cdk7 gene encoding cyclin-dependent kinase 7 produces the protein MTNKQNRYEKIEFLGEGQFATVYKARDVETDRIVAVKKIKLGTREEAQDGINRTALREIKLLQELDHENLIGLLDIFGHMSNVSLVFDFMDIDLEVIIKDNTIILTTANIKSYVLQTLRGLEYLHLNWILHRDLKPNNLLVDSRGVLKIGDFGLAKMFGSPNRINTHQVVTRWYRAPELLFGAKQYGTCIDIWAVGCILAELLLRVPLFPGESDLDQLTKIFSVFGNPTEENWPGVKTLCDYIEFKTFPSIPIKSIFTAAGDDLLNLIETMLVLNPIARKTCTGCLKMPFFSNKPAPTVGTKLPLPQNVRKIMDIEKPSLKRKLLDTVEGGTLSKRLFV, from the coding sequence AtgacaaacaaacaaaatcgaTATGAAAAAATCGAGTTCCTGGGCGAAGGCCAATTTGCCACTGTGTACAAAGCCCGAGACGTAGAAACCGACCGAATCGTAGcagtgaaaaaaataaaattgggtACCAGAGAAGAAGCTCAGGACGGCATCAACAGGACGGCACTAAGAGAAATCAAACTGCTGCAAGAACTGGACCATGAGAATCTTATAGGGCTTCTAGACATCTTTGGACACATGTCCAACGTTTCCCTAGTGTTTGATTTTATGGACATCGATTTGGAGGTGATAATAAAAGACAATACAATTATTCTTACCACTGCCAACATAAAGTCATATGTATTGCAAACCCTCAGAGGACTGGAATATCTGCATTTGAATTGGATCTTGCATCGAGACCTTAAACCAAATAACTTACTTGTAGACTCTAGAGGAGTGTTGAAAATTGGTGATTTTGGTTTGGCAAAGATGTTTGGGTCTCCCAATCGAATTAACACTCATCAAGTTGTTACAAGGTGGTATCGGGCACCAGAACTGCTTTTTGGTGCCAAGCAATATGGGACTTGCATAGATATTTGGGCTGTGGGGTGTATTTTGGCAGAGCTTTTGTTGCGAGTGCCTCTGTTTCCTGGAGAATCAGACCTTGATCaacttacaaaaatatttagtgtCTTTGGAAATCCCACTGAGGAGAACTGGCCTGGAGTCAAGACCCTTTGTGACTATATAGAGTTTAAAACATTCCCCTCAATACctataaaatcaatatttactGCAGCTGGAGATGATTTGCTGAATTTAATAGAAACCATGCTGGTGCTGAATCCTATTGCAAGGAAAACTTGCACAGGGTGCTTGAAAATGCCTTTCTTCAGCAATAAACCTGCTCCTACAGTGGGTACAAAATTGCCCCTTCCACAAAACGTTAGAAAAATTATGGATATAGAAAAACCATCTCTAAAAAGGAAGTTACTAGACACAGTAGAGGGGGGCACTCTATCTAAAAGACTGTTTGTGTAG
- the eIF3i gene encoding eukaryotic translation initiation factor 3 subunit I: protein MKPLILQGHERSITQIKYSREGDLLFSSSKDGKPNVWYSLNGERLGTFIGHQGVVWCIDVDWTTTKFMSGAGDNTFKVWDCETGKETGHIETSSSVRACMFSYSANMAVYATDRAMKQPCELFIIDVRTIDSSFQHQKPILRIPITADDSRVSSLLWDNLDETVITGHENGEISQWDLKTGKKINSVKEHDNLINDMQWNKDATMFITASKDHTARLFDAETLMLLKTYKTERPVNSAAISPILEHVVLGGGQEAMEVTTTSSRAGKFDSRFFHLVFEEEFGRVKGHFGPINSVAFHPDGKSYASGGEDGYVRIHNFDSSYFEYNFDY from the exons ATG AAACCCTTAATATTGCAAGGACATGAACGTTCCATAACGCAAATCAAATATAGCCGAGAAGGTGATCTCCTGTTTTCCTCCTCTAAAGACGGCAAACCCAACGTGTGGTACTCCCTCAATGGAGAGCGATTAGGGACGTTCATTGGGCATCAAGGAGTTGTGTGGTGCATTGATGTCGATTGGACCACTACAAAATTTATGTCAGGGGCTGGTGATAATACTTTCAAAGTTTGGGACTGTGAGACTGGCAAAGAAACAGGCCATATTGAAACAAGTTCGTCAGTGAGGGCATGCATGTTTAGTTACTCAGCCAATATGGCGGTGTATGCCACTGATAGGGCTATGAAGCAGCCCTGCGAGCTTTTCATCATTGATGTTAGGACTATTGATAGCAGCTTCCAACatcaaaaaccaattttaagAATACCAATTACAGCTGATGATTCAAGGGTATCTTCTTTGTTGTGGGACAACTTAGATGAGACTGTCATTACTGGCCATGAAAACGGAGAAATATCCCAGTGGGACCTTAAG ACtggcaaaaaaatcaacagtGTTAAGGAGcatgataatttaattaatgataTGCAATGGAATAAAGATGCGACAATGTTTATTACTGCCTCCAAAGATCACACTGCCAGGCTCTTTGATGCTGAAACTCTAATGTTACTGAAAACTTATAAAACTGAGAGGCCTGTTAATTCTGCTGCTATCAGTCCCATTTTAGAGCATGTGGTGTTAG GTGGAGGGCAAGAAGCCATGGAGGTGACAACCACGAGTTCTAGAGCTGGAAAGTTTGACTCCCGCTTTTTCCATTTAGTGTTTGAGGAAGAATTTGGGCGGGTTAAGGGCCATTTTGGTCCAATTAACAGTGTGGCTTTCCATCCAGATGGAAAATCCTATGCTTCAGGAGGAGAGGATGGTTATGTTAGGATTCACAATTTTGActcttcatattttgaatataacTTTGATTATTGA
- the mRpL38 gene encoding large ribosomal subunit protein mL38 has protein sequence MSNVLLKLLAPSLSQQSSSSLALSVRHGHHLRGKPPGVARTLQQRLEEINYKDPSLHYKVDIGLPPPQIPKKALLNQRLEHMKSRKDTDLERLARNHNLFIDLEKCNSEWLKTVGPQHIRRIAEHYGVFEHLFGDAYFNPQVPLEIFYVKDNVKCPVHYGNILKPEDAALKPELTFESDDSSLWTLVLTNPDGHFQDNDKEYVHWFVANIPGNKVDKGEVIINYLQPFPPKGTGYHRYIFILYKQNRKLDFSKYKKSGLCHNLSDRTFKTYDFYKSLQDDITPAGLALFQSDWSPSVKQFYHEVLDMGEPIFEYDFPAPYIRPQQWFPKRRPFNLYMDKYRDPKQINKEFLLRKLKEVHPFKAPPAPLPYPNASYIEKDVPTWLKLEIRKSWLKWGRINDIEKN, from the exons ATGTCCAATGTCTTATTGAAACTGCTCGCTCCAAGTTTGAGCCAGCAGAGTAGCTCGAGCTTGGCACTCTCTGTACGACATGGGCACCATTTGAGGGGAAAGCCCCCCGGGGTGGCAAGAACTCTGCAACAGAGACTAGAGG AAATTAACTACAAAGACCCATCTCTTCACTACAAAGTGGATATTGGTCTTCCACCTCCTCAAATCCCAAAAAAGGCCCTATTAAATCAGCGACTTGAACACATGAAAAGTCGCAAGGATACAGACCTTGAGAGACTTGCTAGAAACCACAATT TGTTCATTGATTTGGAGAAATGCAATTCTGAGTGGCTTAAAACCGTTGGTCCTCAACACATCAGGCGAATAGCTGAGCATTATGGGGTATTTGAGCATCTTTTTGGGGATGCCTATTTCAATCCCCAAGTACCTTTAGAGATATTTTATGTCAAAGACAATGTTAAGTGTCCTGTGCATTATGGAAACATTCTTAAACCTGAAGATGCAGCACTGAAGCCTGAATTGACTTTTGAGAGTGATGATAGTAGCTTATGGACCTTAGTTTTAACCAATCCAGATGGGCACTTTCAGGATAACGATAAAGAATATGTCCATTGGTTTGT agcTAATATTCCTGGGAATAAGGTGGATAAAGGGGAAGTGATAATCAATTATCTTCAACCTTTCCCCCCTAAAGGCACTGGCTATCATCgctacatatttattttgtataaacaGAATAGGAAGCTTGATTTCTCCAAGTATAAAAAGTCAGGTCTGTGCCATAATTTATCAGATAGAACGTTCAAAACCTACGACTTTTATAAGTCCCTGCAAGACGATATCACCCCAGCAGGGCTAGCCTTATTTCAGTCCGACTGGAGCCCCAGTGTGAAGCAATTTTACCATGAAGTTCTAG acATGGGAGAACCGATATTTGAATACGACTTTCCCGCCCCGTATATCCGTCCCCAACAATGGTTTCCCAAGAGGAGGCCGTTTAACTTGTACATGGACAAATACCGAGACCCCAAGCAAATCAACAAGGAATTTTTGTTGAGGAAGTTGAAGGAGGTTCATCCATTTAAGGCACCACCCGCGCCGCTGCCGTATCCGAATGCTAGTTACATTGAAAAGGATGTGCCCACTTGGCTCAAGCTGGAAATACGCAAGTCTTGGTTGAAGTGGGGGCGAATTaatgacatagaaaagaaTTAA